Proteins encoded by one window of Rhizophagus irregularis chromosome 31, complete sequence:
- a CDS encoding H/ACA snoRNP pseudouridylase subunit: MNKPPRGKRVASRPNSARFASQYGPPDKVTEMGLFLHACEGDMVCKSVNTKIPYFNAPIYLENKNQIGKVDEILGPMNEVYFTVKLDKGIVATSFKPNDKVYIGEDRLLPLERFLPKPPAPKKVTKKTPAGRARGRGGYQRGGRGGGRGVGGFRGGRGGRGGNRVGGRGGMGGRRF; the protein is encoded by the exons ATGAACAAGCCACCACGAGGAAAACGAG TCGCAAGTCGTCCAAATTCTGCAAGATTTGCGTCACAATATGGACCTCCGGATAAAGTCACTG aaatgGGATTATTTCTTCACGCATGCGAGGGTGATATGGTATGCAAATCAGTCAACACCAAAATTCCATATTTTAATGCTCCAATCTACTTAGAAAACAAGAATCAGATCGGAAAAGTCGATGAGATCCTTGGACCGATGAATGAAGTATACTTTACAGTCAAATTGGACAAAGGCATAGTTGCAACTTCTTTTAAGCCAAATGATAAAGTATATATTGGTGAAGATAGGTTATTGCCTTTAGAGAGATTTTTGCCCAAACCTCCTGCTccaaaaaaag ttacGAAGAAGACACCTGCTGGACGTG ctAGAGGTAGGGGAGGATATCAAAGAGGCGGACGTGGAGGTGGACGCGGAGTTGGAGGCTTCAGAGGTGGTCGTGGCGGTCGTGGCGGTAATCGTGTTGGAGGGCGCGGCGGAATGGGTGGACGTcgattctaa